The Thomasclavelia ramosa DSM 1402 genome includes a region encoding these proteins:
- the trxA gene encoding thioredoxin produces MKILNSNEFDNAIASGIVLVDFYADWCGPCKMLSPVIEGLAEKMEQVNFYKLNVDASSDIAGRYGVQAIPNLIIFKDGKAVDQITGFVPENEIVKHLQNLL; encoded by the coding sequence ATGAAAATTTTAAATAGTAATGAATTTGATAACGCAATTGCTAGCGGTATCGTTTTAGTAGATTTTTATGCTGACTGGTGTGGACCATGTAAAATGTTATCTCCAGTTATTGAAGGGTTAGCAGAAAAGATGGAGCAGGTTAATTTTTATAAATTAAATGTTGATGCTTCTAGTGATATTGCCGGGCGTTATGGGGTTCAGGCAATTCCAAATTTAATTATTTTTAAAGATGGTAAAGCAGTTGACCAGATTACTGGTTTTGTTCCTGAAAATGAAATTGTAAAACATTTACAGAATTTATTATAA